The Phoenix dactylifera cultivar Barhee BC4 chromosome 12, palm_55x_up_171113_PBpolish2nd_filt_p, whole genome shotgun sequence genome has a window encoding:
- the LOC103713164 gene encoding cation-transporting ATPase HMA5-like isoform X3: MTCAACVNSVEGILRKLPGVKRAAVALATSLGEVEYDPSVISKDAIAHAIEDAGFDAAFLQSNDQDKILLGVARLSSETDVHVLQGILSKMSGVRQFEVNIGLSEVEIIFDPQAVGLRHIVDTIERESIGRLKAHVRNPYAQAASSDAQEASKMLRLFLSSLFLSIPVFFIRMACPAIPFVNSFMLMHCGPFLMRDLLKWVLVSIVQFIIGKRFYIAAYRALRHGSTNMDVLVVLGTSASYFYSVGALLYGAFTGFWPPIYFETSAMIITFVLFGKYLEVVAKGKTSDAIKKLVELVPATALLMVKDAEGRGIVEREIDALLIQPGDVLKVLPGSKVPSDGIVVWGTSHVDESMVTGESVPVPKEMSSLVIGGTMNLHGVLHIEATKVGSNTVLSQIIALVETAQMSKAPIQKFADYVASIFVPIVITMSLLTFFGWFLCGLLGAYPDSWVTESSNCFIFSLMFSISVVVIACPCALGLATPTAVMVATGVGATHGILIKGGDALERAQSVQYVIFDKTGTLTQGKAAVTTAKVFAEMELGDFLTLVASAEASSEHPLARAILDYAHHYHFFGKLPTARHAGKQSKEILSEWLLEAVDFSAVPGKGVQCLINGKRALVGNRSLLVENGVVVPTEAENFLVDLEVNAKTGILVAYDGTFIGVLGVADPLKREAAVVVEGLKKMGVCSVMVTGDNWRTAQAVAKEVGIEDVRAEVMPAGKADVIRSFQKDGSIVAMIGDGINDSPALAAADIGMAIGAGTDVAIEAADYVLVRNNLEDVITAIDLSRKTFARIRWNYFFAMSYNIVAIPVAAGVLFPFTGLKMPPWLAGACMAFSSVSVVCSSLLLRRYRKPRLTTILQITVA, encoded by the exons ATGACTTGTGCAGCCTGTGTAAACTCTGTTGAAGGGATCTTGAGAAAGCTACCTGGTGTAAAAAGAGCAGCTGTTGCCTTGGCAACGTCATTAGGGGAGGTCGAGTACGATCCATCAGTCATAAGTAAAGATGCAATTGCTCATGCAATTGAGGATGCTGGTTTTGATGCTGCATTTCTACAAAGCAATGACCAAGATAAAATTTTGTTAGGTGTAGCTAGATTGTCTAGTGAGACAGATGTACATGTTTTACAAGGAATACTTAGTAAAATGAGTGGGGTGAGGCAGTTTGAGGTAAATATTGGCCTTTCAGAAGTAGAGATTATCTTTGATCCTCAAGCTGTTGGTCTGAGACATATAGTTGATACCATCGAGAGAGAAAGCATCGGGAGGCTGAAAGCGCATGTCCGGAACCCATATGCTCAAGCAGCTTCAAGTGATGCACAAGAAGCCTCAAAAATGCTTCGGCTTTTCCTCTCCAGTCTCTTTCTCAGT ATTCCTGTCTTTTTCATACGGATGGCATGTCCCGCCATACCTTTCGTAAATTCTTTCATGCTCATGCATTGTGGGCCATTTTTGATGAGAGATTTGTTGAAGTGGGTACTGGTGAGTATTGTTCAGTTTATTATTGGCAAGCGTTTCTATATAGCTGCTTATAGAGCACTGCGACATGGATCTACAAATATGGATGTATTGGTTGTTCTGGGGACCTCTGCTTCTTACTTTTACTCTGTTGGTGCACTTCTGTATGGTGCATTTACTGGGTTCTGGCCCCCAATATATTTTGAGACAAGTGCAATGATAATTACCTTTGTGTTATTTGGAAAGTATTTAGAAGTTGTTGCAAAAGGGAAGACGTCAGATGCTATCAAGAAGTTAGTTGAACTTGTCCCCGCAACAGCTCTTTTGATGGTGAAAGATGCAG AAGGAAGAGGCAttgtagagagagagatagatgcACTATTAATTCAACCAGGTGATGTCTTAAAAGTTCTTCCTGGTTCAAAGGTTCCATCTGATGGCATCGTAGTTTGGGGTACAAGTCATGTTGATGAAAGTATGGTAACTGGTGAATCTGTTCCAGTCCCAAAGGAAATGTCTTCATTAGTTATTGGAGGCACAATGAATTTACATGGTGTCCTTCATATAGAAGCCACCAAGGTGGGGTCTAACACAGTTTTGAGCCAGATAATTGCTCTGGTTGAGACAGCCCAGATGTCTAAAGCTCCTATTCAGAAATTCGCAGACTAT GTTGCCAGTATTTTTGTTCCCATTGTTATCACCATGTCCTTGTTGACATTCTTCGGATG GTTCCTCTGTGGGTTGCTAGGAGCATATCCAGATTCATGGGTCACAGAAAGTAGCAATTGTTTCATTTTCTCCCTCATGTTTTCAATATCAGTGGTGGTGATTGCATGTCCATGTGCCCTTGGTCTGGCCACCCCTACCGCTGTTATGGTGGCTACAGGTGTGGGTGCAACTCATGGGATCCTAATAAAAGGAGGAGATGCTTTGGAAAGAGCTCAGAGTGTGCAGTATGTGATCTTTGATAAAACGGGCACCCTTACTCAAGGGAAAGCTGCTGTCACAACTGCAAAAGTTTTTGCAGAAATGGAACTTGGGGATTTTCTTACTTTGGTTGCATCTGCTGAG GCCAGCAGCGAACACCCTCTTGCTAGAGCAATCTTAGATTATGCACACCATTATCATTTCTTTGGTAAGCTTCCGACAGCCAGACATGCTGGAAAGCAGAGCAAAGAAATATTATCTGAATGGCTTCTTGAAGCGGTAGACTTCTCTGCTGTGCCTGGGAAAGGTGTGCAGTGCTTGATAAATGGAAAAAGGGCTCTG GTTGGCAACAGGAGTCTGTTGGTTGAAAATGGGGTTGTTGTTCCTACTGAAGCTGAAAACTTTTTAGTGGACTTGGAAGTGAATGCTAAAACAGGTATTCTTGTGGCATATGATGGTACCTTCATTGGAGTGTTGGGGGTAGCTGATCCCTTGAAAAGAGAAGCAGCAGTTGTGGTTGAAGGCCTGAAGAAGATGGGCGTTTGTTCAGTCATGGTAACAGGGGATAACTGGAGGACAGCACAAGCTGTTGCAAAAGAG GTTGGCATTGAAGATGTGAGAGCTGAGGTGATGCCGGCGGGGAAAGCCGATGTCATACGCTCCTTCCAAAAGGATGGAAGTATAGTTGCGATGATTGGTGATGGCATCAATGACTCTCCCGCCCTTGCAGCAGCTGATATCGGAATGGCAATTGGTGCAGGAACCGATGTTGCCATCGAAGCTGCAGACTATGTGTTGGTGAGGAACAACCTTGAGGATGTTATAACAGCCATCGATCTCTCGAGGAAGACATTCGCACGTATACGTTGGAACTACTTCTTTGCAATGTCTTACAATATTGTCGCCATCCCAGTTGCAGCCGGGGTTCTCTTCCCCTTCACAGGACTTAAGATGCCACCATGGTTGGCTGGTGCTTGCATGGCTTTCTCATCTGTGAGCGTCGTCTGCTCTTCTTTGCTTCTGAGAAGGTATAGGAAGCCCAGGCTCACCACCATACTGCAAATAACTGTAGCATAA